The Anaerobacillus sp. CMMVII region AAAGGGAGATTTTCATTTTAGAAGAAGGGAATTCGTATCAGATCTGGGCAGACGAAAATAAGTTGAAACAAGTGGTCTATATTTTATTGGATAATGCCAGAAAATACAGTCAGGATAGCATCACAATTAAACTTGCTGAACAAGAGAATACCTGCTCTTTCTCAATCATAGATAAAGGAATTGGGATTCCAAATGCAGATTCAGAAAAAATCTTCGACCGCTTTTATCGAGTTGACAAAGCGAGAACTCGTGAAACAGGTGGAGTCGGTTTAGGACTTTCGATTGCTAAAAAGATTATTGATGCACATGATGGTACTATTACACTAGCAAGTGTGGAAGGTACAGGGACAGGTGTTACAGTAACCCTTCCAAAATTTAGCGGAGGAAGGAATGTGAATGAGATTGAAAAATAAAAGATTCTTTATCGGACTTATTACATTCTTTATGCTGTTTTTGCTGTTGTTCATATTCTTCCTTTTTATTAATCAAGATACCACTCTTGCAACAGAGGAAGAGATTGTGGCAATTGTGCAGTCACAATATGAAGGTAGCACCGTACAATCCGTCATTCAAAAGAAATCCGAATTTACTATTGTTATCGATCATAGTTTAGGTGAATATGAACTTGTAATAAATGGTCAAACACGAGAGATCACCGCTCTTCGCTTACTAAATCTTCATGATATAGAGAGCCCAAAAGATGAGCAAGGTAAAGGACAAATCGCAATTTTGTTAACGGAACAAGAGGCTATAGACATTGCCCTTCAAGAGGTTAGTGGCAAATTGGATGAAATAGAATTAGAGTTAGAAGATGGGATTATGGTTTATGAAGTTGAAATTGAAGTAGACGATCAAACTGAGGTAACTATCATTATTAATGCCTATACTGGTAAAGTGCTTTCAGTGACCTGGGATTAAGCTTTATTAAAATTTTTTAATGTTATACTCCTTTTCTGTTAATGTTCAAGAGGTATGATGAATTTGTAGCAAAGAGAGCTAAACAGATTAAAGGAGGAAAACGACAAATGAAACTATTCACAGCGGTAATCATAGGTGCTGTACTAATTGGTGGGGTAAGTGTAGGTGCACAAGTATTTACAAAGGATGAACCTGTTCCAAGCTTACAGGAGGTCCGTAACCTAGAAGTAGTGTCAACTAGTAGTACAGGAATTACTGTATCAGAGGCTTCTGAGATTGCGTTAGCAAAAGTGGAAGGTGGAGTGATCACTGAGGTAGAAAAAGAACGTAAAAATGGTCGATTGGTTTATGAGATTGAAGTGAAAAATGAACAGTACGAGTATGAATTTAAGATAGATCAGCAAACCGGAGAGATTATTAAGATAGAAAAAGATGACAGAGATCACAAACGAAAAACGTTGTCACCTACAATTATTCCGAT contains the following coding sequences:
- a CDS encoding PepSY domain-containing protein; protein product: MRLKNKRFFIGLITFFMLFLLLFIFFLFINQDTTLATEEEIVAIVQSQYEGSTVQSVIQKKSEFTIVIDHSLGEYELVINGQTREITALRLLNLHDIESPKDEQGKGQIAILLTEQEAIDIALQEVSGKLDEIELELEDGIMVYEVEIEVDDQTEVTIIINAYTGKVLSVTWD
- a CDS encoding PepSY domain-containing protein, translating into MKLFTAVIIGAVLIGGVSVGAQVFTKDEPVPSLQEVRNLEVVSTSSTGITVSEASEIALAKVEGGVITEVEKERKNGRLVYEIEVKNEQYEYEFKIDQQTGEIIKIEKDDRDHKRKTLSPTIIPIDKAKEIALNEVAGKIDEIELERENGAYIYEVEIETDQYGDDDVTVYIDAVTGKVLYVEWDD